In one window of Candidatus Methylomirabilota bacterium DNA:
- the thrC gene encoding threonine synthase: MAYNAWFQCINGCPAEFDLREVIYRCPTCGDLLEVQHDVEALRSRSAAAWIQLFDDRYRRNIYPYGSGVWGKKEWVVPFIDNENIVSMYEGNSNLLWADRYGKQLRIEDLWVKQCGNSHTGSFKDLGMTVLVSLVKEMMRGGVAVDAVACASTGDTSASLAAYCAAAGIPAVVLLPRDKVSVAQLVQPLANGALVLALDTDFDGCMAVVQEITKEKRIYLANSMNSLRIEGQKTVAIEIVQQFDWEVPDWIIIPGGNLGNVHALGQGFVMMQDLGLVNRLPRICLAQAERANPLYRSFLEDFRRFEPVTARPTLATAIQIGNPVSVKRAIRTLQRFNGVVEQATEQELADEAARADRTGMFNCPHTGVALAALRKLVDRKVVRSNERVVVISTANGLKFADQKAAYHMGDLAGLTATHRAKPVELPADPTRVARTIARHVEKARLLVS, translated from the coding sequence ATGGCGTACAACGCCTGGTTTCAGTGCATCAACGGGTGCCCCGCCGAGTTCGATCTTCGCGAGGTCATCTACCGGTGCCCGACGTGCGGAGACCTGCTGGAGGTCCAGCACGATGTGGAGGCCCTGCGGTCGCGGTCGGCGGCGGCCTGGATCCAGCTCTTCGACGACCGGTACCGTCGCAACATCTACCCCTACGGCTCCGGAGTCTGGGGCAAGAAGGAGTGGGTGGTGCCCTTCATCGACAACGAGAACATCGTGTCGATGTACGAGGGCAACTCGAATCTCCTGTGGGCCGACCGCTATGGCAAGCAGCTCCGCATCGAGGACCTGTGGGTCAAGCAGTGTGGCAACTCGCACACCGGGTCGTTCAAGGACCTCGGCATGACGGTGCTCGTCTCGCTGGTCAAGGAGATGATGCGGGGTGGCGTGGCCGTCGACGCCGTGGCCTGCGCCTCCACCGGCGACACCTCGGCGTCGCTCGCGGCCTACTGCGCGGCCGCCGGGATCCCGGCGGTGGTGCTGCTGCCCAGAGACAAGGTCTCCGTGGCCCAACTCGTCCAGCCGCTGGCCAACGGAGCGCTGGTGCTCGCGCTCGACACCGACTTCGACGGCTGCATGGCCGTCGTCCAAGAAATCACGAAGGAGAAGCGGATCTATTTGGCCAACTCGATGAACAGCCTGCGCATCGAGGGTCAGAAGACGGTGGCCATCGAGATCGTCCAGCAGTTCGACTGGGAGGTGCCGGACTGGATCATCATCCCCGGCGGCAATCTCGGCAACGTCCACGCGCTCGGGCAGGGGTTCGTCATGATGCAGGATCTGGGGCTGGTCAACCGGCTCCCCCGGATCTGCCTGGCCCAGGCCGAGCGGGCCAATCCACTGTACCGGTCCTTCCTGGAGGACTTCAGGCGCTTCGAGCCTGTTACGGCCCGGCCCACGCTGGCCACCGCCATCCAGATCGGTAACCCGGTGAGCGTCAAGCGCGCCATCCGCACCTTGCAGCGCTTCAACGGCGTGGTGGAGCAGGCCACCGAGCAGGAGCTGGCCGACGAGGCGGCGCGCGCCGATCGCACCGGTATGTTCAACTGCCCCCACACCGGGGTGGCCCTGGCCGCCCTCCGCAAGCTGGTCGACCGCAAGGTGGTCCGGTCCAACGAGCGGGTGGTCGTGATCTCGACCGCCAACGGGCTGAAGTTCGCCGACCAGAAAGCCGCCTATCACATGGGCGACCTTGCCGGCCTCACGGCGACGCACCGCGCCAAACCCGTCGAGCTGCCCGCCGACCCGACGCGGGTGGCCCGAACGATCGCGCGCCACGTCGAGAAGGCGCGCCTGCTGGTGTCGTGA
- a CDS encoding NIPSNAP family protein, which yields MTVYELRTYTLQVGKMAEAVKLYTEFGFPALQKGGQDKKLIGYFQADTGTINQLVHLWKFDDDADRRAHWASVFANKDFIEGFAAKFRPLVVSQEVKLLTAAPWGPHP from the coding sequence ATGACGGTCTATGAGCTACGCACCTACACCCTTCAGGTCGGCAAGATGGCCGAGGCGGTCAAGCTGTACACGGAGTTCGGGTTCCCGGCGCTCCAGAAGGGCGGCCAGGACAAGAAGCTGATCGGCTACTTCCAGGCCGACACGGGCACGATCAACCAGCTCGTCCATCTGTGGAAGTTCGACGACGATGCCGACCGGCGCGCGCACTGGGCGTCGGTGTTCGCCAACAAGGATTTCATCGAAGGCTTTGCCGCGAAATTCCGGCCCCTGGTCGTGTCCCAGGAGGTCAAGCTGCTGACCGCGGCGCCGTGGGGACCGCACCCCTGA
- a CDS encoding PAC2 family protein: protein MDNVQFEREPPAGLTTMVMAFGGWIDAGRAATGALRHLARDLGATRLARIDPEEFFVFTLERPEVRLKADGGRDIHWPRSEFFSWHPGQGRDGLLLFSGPEPHLRWRAYSKAFLDVAERCGVRRIVSLGALLAGAPHTRPVRVTARCSDASTRSLLEAWGMYRPPTYEGPTGISTALLDAAERRGMQYVGFMGQAPHYLQDTENPAAIQALVSCTARLLDLSPDLSHFAEAIREFRAQCDQAVARDRATREHVRQLEQQYDAEAREEPPPLPGGELDSEKLMQDLQDFLRRQREGGAQG from the coding sequence ATGGATAACGTGCAGTTCGAGCGCGAGCCGCCGGCCGGGTTGACGACGATGGTCATGGCATTCGGGGGATGGATCGATGCCGGCCGGGCGGCGACGGGCGCCTTGCGACACCTGGCCCGAGACCTGGGGGCCACACGACTCGCCCGGATCGACCCTGAAGAATTCTTCGTGTTCACCCTGGAACGCCCCGAGGTCCGGTTGAAGGCCGATGGGGGTCGTGACATTCACTGGCCGCGGAGCGAGTTCTTCTCGTGGCATCCAGGGCAGGGCCGTGACGGCCTCCTGCTGTTCAGCGGCCCCGAGCCACATCTGCGCTGGCGCGCCTACAGCAAGGCGTTCCTGGACGTGGCTGAGCGCTGTGGGGTGAGACGGATCGTCTCGCTCGGAGCCCTCCTGGCCGGCGCTCCTCATACGCGGCCGGTGCGTGTCACAGCCCGCTGCAGCGACGCCTCCACCCGCTCGTTGCTCGAAGCATGGGGCATGTACCGTCCGCCGACCTACGAAGGACCGACCGGTATCTCGACGGCCCTGCTGGACGCCGCGGAGCGACGGGGAATGCAGTACGTCGGCTTCATGGGGCAAGCGCCGCACTATCTGCAAGATACCGAGAACCCGGCGGCGATTCAGGCCCTGGTGTCCTGCACGGCGCGCCTGCTCGATCTGAGCCCGGACCTGTCCCACTTCGCCGAGGCCATCCGGGAGTTCCGCGCGCAGTGTGATCAGGCGGTGGCTCGGGACCGCGCGACCCGAGAGCACGTGCGGCAGCTGGAGCAGCAATACGACGCCGAGGCACGCGAGGAGCCGCCACCGCTACCTGGCGGAGAGCTGGACTCCGAGAAGCTGATGCAGGATCTCCAGGATTTCCTGCGCAGGCAGCGAGAAGGCGGGGCACAAGGGTGA
- a CDS encoding heme peroxidase family protein — translation MRGDLMPLRVPKLPIRLLLAALLTALLALSAGAAQQQTFGRLFPELPAYDAPTDAALDALTVAGGPLADDGDGSGNNPDRVPAFFTYFGQFLDHDLTLDSLPLPVDFVDPTTIPNDRDQRLNLDSVYGNRKKPNPALYEAAGEHLRIGGPDGLDLPRNPDGSAIIGDPRNDENQIIAQIHVAYLRAHNKLIDDGFKFKDARQLMEWRHQWIVVHEFLPEVLDPDVYEDVFIASGNGTVRKIRTRYYDPKKAAKAEMPVEFSVGAYRFGHSQVRAAYRLTEAGSFIQVFNPAASDDLRGGRPITSDHVIFWPNFVNVDGFPLAVNVSRKIDTLLSAGLFTLPIPGAEASGSAILAKRNIQRAREYGLPSGQAVAERLGLRVFTNEEIAEAIPRLAALRDDPAYEEQTPLWLYILAEAEIVHQGAKLGPVGSRIVAEVIGGLLAADKNSYIRKGFVPEGGSFRVKDLLREAGVVQ, via the coding sequence ATGAGAGGAGACCTGATGCCTCTTCGTGTTCCGAAGCTTCCGATTCGCCTGCTGCTCGCGGCCCTCCTGACTGCACTCTTGGCGCTCTCCGCAGGCGCGGCCCAGCAGCAAACGTTTGGCCGGCTGTTTCCCGAGCTCCCAGCCTATGATGCGCCCACCGACGCGGCATTGGACGCGCTCACCGTCGCAGGCGGGCCACTCGCCGATGATGGGGATGGCAGTGGTAACAACCCGGATCGGGTGCCGGCCTTCTTCACCTACTTCGGGCAGTTCCTCGATCACGACCTGACGCTGGATAGTCTTCCGCTGCCGGTGGACTTCGTAGACCCCACCACGATCCCCAACGACCGGGATCAACGCCTGAACCTCGACAGCGTGTACGGCAATCGCAAGAAACCCAATCCCGCGCTGTACGAGGCAGCTGGCGAGCACCTCAGGATCGGTGGCCCCGATGGCCTCGACCTGCCGCGCAATCCCGACGGGTCGGCGATCATCGGAGACCCCCGTAACGATGAGAACCAGATCATCGCCCAGATCCATGTCGCGTACCTGCGCGCCCACAACAAGCTGATCGACGATGGCTTCAAGTTCAAGGACGCCCGGCAACTGATGGAGTGGCGCCACCAGTGGATCGTCGTCCACGAGTTCCTGCCCGAGGTGCTCGACCCCGACGTGTACGAGGACGTCTTCATCGCGTCCGGGAACGGCACCGTCCGCAAAATCCGCACTCGCTACTACGATCCGAAGAAGGCCGCGAAGGCCGAGATGCCGGTGGAGTTCTCGGTCGGCGCCTATCGCTTCGGCCACTCTCAGGTGCGCGCGGCCTACCGCCTCACCGAGGCTGGGTCCTTCATCCAGGTGTTCAACCCCGCCGCGTCAGACGACCTTCGGGGCGGTCGGCCGATCACGTCCGACCATGTGATCTTCTGGCCCAACTTCGTGAACGTCGACGGGTTCCCTCTGGCGGTGAATGTCAGCCGGAAGATCGACACGCTGCTGTCGGCCGGCCTGTTCACGCTACCGATCCCGGGTGCGGAGGCGAGCGGTTCGGCCATTCTGGCCAAGCGCAACATCCAGCGGGCCCGTGAGTACGGGCTGCCCAGCGGACAGGCGGTCGCCGAGCGTCTCGGCCTCCGCGTCTTCACCAACGAAGAGATCGCCGAGGCGATTCCTCGGTTGGCAGCCCTGCGTGACGATCCTGCCTACGAAGAGCAGACGCCACTGTGGCTCTACATCCTGGCCGAGGCGGAAATCGTCCATCAGGGAGCGAAGCTGGGCCCGGTCGGCAGCCGCATCGTGGCCGAGGTGATCGGCGGGCTGCTGGCGGCCGACAAGAACTCCTACATCCGAAAGGGCTTTGTGCCTGAGGGCGGATCGTTCCGCGTGAAGGACTTGCTCCGCGAGGCCGGGGTCGTGCAATGA
- a CDS encoding DUF4126 domain-containing protein, translated as MREERLRRGLADDDGLSRLPGDLVVLSDWWVIGVAAALYLVEFLADKIAMVDSAWDAIHTFIRVPGAVLAATAFADFDPTLRVLAFLVGGGLALSSHGAKAATRVAVNSTSVPGTGAAVTPARRGRPICGLAPLDPFLTEVT; from the coding sequence ATGAGAGAGGAGCGACTGCGCCGTGGACTGGCTGACGACGATGGCCTGTCCCGCCTGCCGGGCGACCTCGTGGTGCTGTCCGACTGGTGGGTGATCGGTGTCGCGGCGGCGCTGTACCTGGTCGAGTTTCTTGCCGACAAGATCGCGATGGTCGACTCGGCGTGGGACGCGATCCACACGTTCATCCGCGTACCGGGCGCCGTCCTTGCGGCCACGGCCTTCGCCGACTTCGACCCCACCTTGCGGGTGCTCGCCTTTCTGGTGGGCGGCGGGCTAGCGCTCAGCTCGCACGGCGCGAAGGCCGCGACCCGCGTGGCCGTCAACTCCACGTCGGTGCCGGGGACGGGCGCGGCCGTCACACCGGCTCGGCGTGGTCGGCCGATCTGCGGTCTCGCCCCCCTTGACCCTTTCCTCACGGAGGTCACGTAA
- the pyk gene encoding pyruvate kinase: MNKIPGIERRTKIVCTIGPATSSPAQLRALLEGGMNVARLNFSHGEPAEHRAVLAQIRALSKELGIPTAVLQDLAGPKVRIGTLAHGSVELEAGRRFTLTTRPVEGSRDRVSVSYAGLPAAVKVGDTLLLADGVIHLRVERVTAEDIHCQVVVGGRLGSRKGVNVPSGLPDLPILSDKDLGDLRVGLEQGIDYLGLSFVRWAEDVRTARAHIECLGGQVPVIAKIETQAALDHFDEILDTADGIMIARGDLSIETPFARVPIVQKHLIAEANRRAKPVITATQMLFSMVSAPQPTRAEVADVANAVLDGSDAVMLSEETAIGRHPVRAVQVMAAIALETERGALQGPRPPGAPAELPRSDEEAVVQAACQLAAHRSVDVVVTVTRTGETARFAAKHRPAQPIVALTGDPEICRRLAVVRGVLPLVVPASSQDPEEMIAAARRAARERGWSGMRAVVVAHDRLWTGRL; this comes from the coding sequence ATGAACAAGATCCCCGGTATCGAGCGGAGGACGAAGATCGTCTGCACCATCGGCCCGGCCACGTCGTCCCCGGCGCAGCTCCGGGCACTCCTCGAGGGCGGGATGAACGTGGCCCGGCTCAACTTCTCTCACGGTGAGCCGGCGGAGCACCGGGCCGTCCTCGCCCAGATCCGCGCACTGAGCAAAGAGCTCGGCATCCCCACGGCGGTCCTCCAGGATCTCGCGGGCCCAAAGGTCCGCATCGGCACGCTGGCGCACGGCAGCGTCGAGCTCGAGGCCGGTCGCCGGTTCACCCTCACGACGCGCCCGGTCGAGGGCTCCCGTGACCGCGTGTCTGTCTCGTACGCGGGGCTTCCCGCCGCGGTCAAGGTGGGCGATACGCTGCTGCTCGCCGATGGCGTCATCCACCTCCGCGTCGAGCGCGTCACCGCCGAAGATATTCATTGCCAGGTGGTCGTCGGCGGCCGTCTCGGCAGCCGCAAGGGCGTCAACGTCCCCTCGGGGCTGCCTGATCTGCCCATTCTCAGTGACAAGGACCTGGGTGATCTGCGCGTCGGCCTGGAGCAGGGGATCGACTACCTCGGGCTGTCGTTCGTCCGATGGGCCGAGGACGTGCGAACCGCCCGGGCCCACATCGAGTGCCTCGGCGGCCAGGTGCCCGTGATCGCGAAGATCGAGACCCAGGCGGCCCTGGACCACTTTGACGAAATCCTCGACACCGCCGACGGAATCATGATCGCCCGCGGCGATCTCAGCATCGAGACGCCGTTCGCCCGTGTTCCCATCGTGCAGAAGCATCTGATCGCTGAGGCGAACCGGCGGGCCAAGCCGGTCATCACGGCCACCCAGATGCTCTTTTCGATGGTGTCCGCGCCGCAACCGACGCGGGCCGAGGTCGCCGACGTCGCCAATGCTGTCCTGGACGGGAGTGACGCGGTGATGCTGTCGGAGGAGACGGCGATCGGCAGGCACCCGGTGCGTGCCGTGCAGGTCATGGCCGCCATCGCGCTGGAGACGGAACGTGGCGCGCTCCAGGGCCCGCGACCGCCCGGCGCGCCGGCGGAGTTGCCCCGGAGCGACGAGGAGGCGGTGGTCCAGGCGGCGTGTCAGCTCGCGGCCCATCGCAGCGTCGACGTCGTCGTGACGGTGACCCGGACCGGCGAGACGGCCCGCTTCGCCGCCAAGCATCGTCCCGCGCAGCCGATCGTCGCGTTGACCGGCGACCCGGAGATCTGTCGGCGACTGGCCGTCGTGCGCGGCGTGCTGCCGCTAGTCGTGCCCGCGTCGAGTCAGGATCCCGAGGAGATGATCGCGGCTGCGCGTCGCGCGGCCCGAGAGCGCGGCTGGTCCGGCATGCGCGCCGTGGTCGTGGCACACGATCGACTGTGGACGGGTCGCCTGTGA
- a CDS encoding ABC transporter substrate-binding protein — MAILTLPLTSPAQTPRARAKVWHIGLFHVGLDHVPPSVPALRQTLAELGYEDGKNIRFDFRNQKDEEAARRTAHDFTRERVDLIVAVENQALRAAVAAKTDTTILFLHVLDPIGGGFVRSLARPGGNITGFASPELIAKRLELFKEAHPNLRRVLSLANSKDPTSDPQLAVARRAAQALGLVLVERTVSTLAETERVYRALQPGEVDGVLVVASSLRTTFSNALIRLSVEHRLPIVGHRREWAERGALLSYGDDFAAVGRAAASYVDKLLRGAAPADLPVDERSGILLTVNLRTAKALGITVPPSIITRANEVIE; from the coding sequence GTGGCGATCCTCACCCTGCCGCTCACCAGCCCCGCCCAGACTCCCCGTGCGCGAGCCAAGGTATGGCACATCGGGCTGTTTCACGTTGGGCTCGACCACGTCCCACCATCGGTTCCGGCCCTACGCCAGACACTTGCTGAGCTCGGCTACGAGGACGGCAAGAACATCCGCTTCGATTTCCGAAACCAGAAGGACGAAGAAGCCGCACGGCGTACCGCCCACGACTTCACCCGTGAGCGTGTCGATTTGATCGTTGCGGTCGAGAACCAGGCGCTCCGCGCGGCGGTGGCCGCCAAGACCGATACGACGATACTATTCCTGCACGTCCTTGATCCGATCGGTGGCGGATTCGTGCGGAGTCTCGCGCGCCCGGGCGGGAACATCACCGGCTTCGCCTCGCCGGAGCTGATCGCCAAGCGGCTCGAGCTGTTCAAGGAAGCGCATCCGAACCTGCGACGGGTCCTGAGCCTGGCAAATTCGAAGGACCCGACCTCGGATCCCCAGCTGGCGGTGGCGCGTCGCGCGGCGCAGGCGCTTGGCCTCGTCCTGGTCGAGCGCACCGTGTCGACCCTGGCCGAGACCGAACGCGTCTACCGTGCCCTCCAACCGGGCGAGGTCGACGGCGTGCTGGTTGTCGCGTCGAGCTTGCGGACCACCTTCTCCAACGCTCTCATCCGCTTGAGTGTTGAACACCGGCTGCCAATCGTGGGGCACCGCAGGGAGTGGGCAGAGCGAGGGGCGCTGCTTTCCTACGGCGATGACTTCGCCGCCGTCGGCCGGGCCGCCGCCAGCTACGTCGACAAGCTGTTAAGAGGGGCCGCGCCGGCTGATCTCCCGGTGGACGAACGCTCGGGCATCTTGTTGACGGTGAACCTGCGGACCGCGAAGGCGCTCGGAATCACGGTTCCGCCATCGATCATCACCCGCGCCAACGAGGTGATCGAATAA
- a CDS encoding flavin reductase family protein, translated as MDPNAKRTALRMIPYGLYVLTAANKSGQVSAATVNWVTQVAFEPPLVAVGVKVDSHAHSLIKETNAFALNVLGKGQQALAYTFFKPAEVASGKLSGEPFRAGTTGAPILTNAPAFVECTLEATVEKGDHSVFVGRVVEAGIAKSPDGRPDDATLWLKELGDKVFYGG; from the coding sequence ATGGACCCCAACGCGAAGAGGACCGCGCTGCGGATGATCCCCTATGGCCTGTACGTCCTCACGGCCGCGAACAAGAGCGGCCAGGTGTCCGCCGCCACCGTGAACTGGGTCACGCAGGTCGCGTTCGAGCCGCCGCTCGTCGCGGTCGGCGTCAAGGTCGACTCGCACGCGCACTCGCTCATCAAAGAGACGAACGCCTTCGCCCTCAACGTGCTGGGCAAGGGGCAACAGGCCCTCGCGTACACCTTCTTCAAGCCGGCCGAGGTCGCCAGCGGCAAGCTCTCCGGCGAGCCATTCCGTGCCGGGACGACCGGCGCGCCCATCCTGACCAACGCCCCCGCGTTCGTCGAGTGCACGCTCGAGGCGACGGTCGAGAAGGGCGATCACTCCGTCTTCGTGGGCCGCGTGGTCGAGGCCGGCATCGCGAAGTCGCCCGACGGCCGTCCGGACGACGCCACTCTCTGGCTCAAGGAGCTCGGCGACAAGGTCTTCTACGGCGGCTAA
- a CDS encoding glycine zipper family protein: MLALVAAVPLAACTMAPRVVALPGTGKTFEQFTADDTACRTWASQRQGSSSQWQYDMAYTQCMYSRGHRVPISGGQYVSPGAMPASTLPADAPPPPPGTPPPPPPGPSR; the protein is encoded by the coding sequence GTGCTTGCCCTCGTCGCAGCAGTGCCGCTGGCCGCGTGCACGATGGCTCCCCGCGTAGTCGCGCTCCCCGGCACGGGAAAGACCTTCGAGCAGTTCACCGCCGACGATACCGCTTGCCGCACCTGGGCCTCGCAGCGGCAAGGCTCGAGCAGCCAGTGGCAGTACGACATGGCGTACACGCAGTGCATGTACAGCCGGGGCCACCGGGTGCCCATCTCGGGCGGGCAGTACGTGTCGCCGGGGGCGATGCCGGCAAGCACCCTGCCCGCCGATGCTCCGCCCCCGCCCCCGGGCACGCCGCCGCCCCCGCCCCCCGGACCCTCGCGGTAG
- a CDS encoding D-2-hydroxyacid dehydrogenase, which produces MSDATLPDTLNVLVTMPFDEAKLDRMRAVSPRVTVTRADAQTADYARADVLYAGTVPADLVGGGNGRSRAPRLKWVQLHMAGVDAFHTHPVYTQSEVLLTTTSGVHAPAIAEYVITVLLALAHRVPRMVEWQAKGVWPPDRQRWPLFVPTPVRGATLGIIGYGSIGRELARIAKTAFAMTVLACKRNVARRADTGYRLPGTGDPDGALPDEWLATEELSVLLTRADVVVLCAPLTSETHGMIDAAALAAMKPSAYFINVGRGASVDESALARALAERRIAGAAVDVFAEEPPAAGHPLYALDNVIVSPHVSGFMPGYDEACTALFAENLRRYLAGAPLLNLVDRARGY; this is translated from the coding sequence ATGAGTGACGCCACGCTCCCGGACACCCTGAATGTTCTGGTGACGATGCCCTTCGACGAGGCCAAGCTCGACCGGATGCGGGCGGTATCCCCGCGCGTCACCGTGACCCGCGCCGACGCCCAGACGGCCGACTACGCGCGCGCCGACGTCCTCTACGCAGGGACGGTCCCCGCCGACCTGGTGGGCGGTGGCAACGGACGCTCGCGCGCGCCGCGGCTCAAGTGGGTGCAGCTTCACATGGCCGGGGTGGACGCGTTCCACACTCATCCCGTCTACACGCAGAGCGAGGTGCTGCTGACGACCACGAGCGGGGTGCACGCTCCGGCGATCGCAGAGTACGTCATCACGGTGCTGCTGGCGCTCGCGCATCGCGTCCCCCGCATGGTGGAGTGGCAGGCCAAGGGCGTGTGGCCGCCCGACCGGCAGCGCTGGCCCCTCTTCGTGCCCACGCCGGTGCGGGGCGCAACGCTGGGCATCATCGGCTACGGCAGCATCGGGCGGGAGCTCGCGCGCATCGCCAAGACGGCCTTCGCCATGACGGTGCTCGCCTGCAAGCGCAATGTGGCGCGCCGGGCCGACACCGGCTATCGCCTGCCCGGCACCGGCGACCCCGACGGGGCTCTGCCCGACGAATGGCTCGCGACCGAGGAGCTCTCGGTGCTGCTGACGCGAGCAGACGTCGTGGTCCTGTGCGCGCCGCTGACATCAGAGACCCATGGGATGATCGACGCCGCCGCGCTGGCGGCAATGAAACCGTCTGCCTATTTCATCAATGTGGGCCGCGGGGCCAGCGTCGACGAGTCCGCCCTCGCCCGGGCCCTGGCCGAGCGGCGGATCGCCGGGGCTGCCGTCGACGTGTTCGCCGAGGAGCCCCCGGCGGCGGGCCACCCGCTCTACGCCCTCGACAACGTCATCGTCTCGCCGCACGTGTCGGGCTTCATGCCCGGCTACGACGAGGCCTGCACGGCGCTGTTCGCCGAGAACCTGCGTCGCTATCTCGCCGGCGCGCCGCTCCTGAACCTGGTCGACCGCGCCCGCGGTTACTGA
- a CDS encoding NAD(P)-binding domain-containing protein codes for MEKPPERLCIVHGLGRGIVLDEAVACLDEETPGAAGKGDRARVVHRVRVQGAALELDTRPRQSAPGKLGGRAVACPVIEDDPHGRECRRRKRASQAWRSVYPGSVRSAGEHPGTETSMTRNDPADRDRRDFVRFAGSGLAIIALAPGPRLAGAQAPAKIGMIGAGRQGSALGALLVKAGHRVMFSSRNPERLKDMVAGLGSLAQAGSVAQAIAFGDVVVVVVPYSAMDEIGKVHATALATKRLVMDVSNPIARRDGEALVTWVREQGGAGLATAKLLPGARLVRAFNAIGSARLAQLAHRAGEPVGVPIAGDDANAIAVAEMLIREIGFEPVLVGGLTMGKHLVPGTPFAGEHSAAQLRQIAATLR; via the coding sequence GTGGAGAAGCCACCGGAGCGCTTGTGCATCGTCCACGGGCTCGGCCGCGGCATCGTGCTCGATGAAGCCGTCGCCTGTCTTGACGAGGAGACGCCGGGCGCTGCGGGCAAGGGCGACCGCGCCCGCGTGGTCCACCGGGTGCGTGTCCAGGGGGCGGCGCTCGAACTCGACACCCGCCCGCGTCAGAGCGCGCCGGGCAAGCTCGGAGGACGGGCAGTCGCATGCCCGGTCATAGAGGATGACCCGCATGGTCGAGAGTGTCGGCGGCGGAAGCGCGCAAGTCAAGCTTGGCGCTCGGTGTACCCTGGGTCCGTCCGGAGCGCAGGCGAGCATCCGGGAACGGAGACTTCCATGACGCGGAATGACCCCGCCGACCGTGACCGTCGAGACTTTGTACGTTTTGCCGGAAGCGGCCTGGCTATCATCGCGCTCGCGCCGGGGCCGCGCCTGGCCGGGGCACAGGCGCCGGCAAAGATCGGGATGATCGGCGCGGGCCGCCAGGGCAGTGCCCTCGGGGCGCTGTTGGTCAAGGCTGGACACCGGGTTATGTTCTCGTCCCGGAATCCCGAGCGGTTGAAGGACATGGTCGCCGGATTGGGATCGCTGGCGCAGGCCGGCAGCGTCGCGCAGGCCATCGCCTTCGGGGACGTCGTGGTGGTCGTCGTGCCCTACAGCGCGATGGATGAGATCGGAAAGGTGCACGCCACCGCCCTGGCGACGAAAAGGCTGGTGATGGACGTGAGCAACCCGATCGCGCGGCGTGACGGTGAGGCGCTCGTCACGTGGGTGAGGGAACAGGGCGGGGCCGGGCTGGCCACGGCCAAGCTCCTCCCCGGCGCGCGCCTCGTTCGCGCCTTCAACGCGATCGGCTCGGCACGACTGGCTCAGCTCGCGCATCGCGCGGGCGAGCCGGTCGGGGTTCCGATCGCTGGGGACGACGCGAACGCCATCGCGGTCGCCGAGATGCTCATTCGCGAGATCGGGTTCGAGCCCGTCCTGGTCGGCGGCCTGACCATGGGCAAGCATCTGGTGCCCGGAACGCCGTTCGCCGGCGAGCACTCGGCGGCCCAGCTTCGACAGATCGCCGCCACCCTGCGCTGA